One window of the Rissa tridactyla isolate bRisTri1 chromosome 9, bRisTri1.patW.cur.20221130, whole genome shotgun sequence genome contains the following:
- the SLC27A2 gene encoding long-chain fatty acid transport protein 2 — translation MLPALYTALAGLLLLPLLLRRTWPYFFQDLRFALTMARVAVRARRAGARRPASTLLDVLGRRARRTPHKPLLLFGAEVCTYEQVERRSCQAARALRDAAGLRAGGCLALFMGNRPAYVWVWLGCARLGCAVACLNSNIRAASLLRSFQSSAATVLLAAPELKEAVEEILPFLKKENVKVYYLSKTSATEGVESFLDKVDAASDEPTPLSWRSDTTFKTPAMYIYTSGTTGLPKAAVISHERIMLACGLFDAGSVTSEDIVYTALPLYHSSALLVGVHGCIMKGATIVLRARFSATQFWDDCRKYNVTVIQYIGEVLRYLCSVPQRNNDRDHKVRLAIGNGIRADVWREFIRRFGNINILEFYASTEGNISFVNYTGKIGAVGRVNCLQKKILRYELIKYDVEKDEPVRDENGYCIRVPKGKPGLLICKITQYAPFSGYAGAKQQTEKKQLRDVFQKGDLYFNSGDLLVIDNDNFIYFHDRTGDTFRWKGENVSTTEVADVLGLIDCIEEVIVYGVSVPGYEGRTGMACIRLKENWEFNGESTYRHVSTHLPNYARPRFIRIKSAIELTATFKYRKVQLVEEGFNPAVIKDRLYFLDDKENLYVQMTQDMYNSVKNHIFKL, via the exons ATGCTGCCTGCTCTGTACACCGCGCtggcggggctgctgctgctgccgctgctgctgcgcCGTACCTGGCCCTACTTCTTCCAGGACCTACGCTTCGCCCTCACGATGGCGCGGGTAGCCGTGAGGGCGCGGAGAGCCggtgcccgccgccccgccagcaCCCTACTAGACGTCttggggcggcgggcgcggcggacCCCGCACAAGCCGCTGCTGCTCTTCGGGGCCGAGGTCTGCACCTACGAGCAGGTGGAGCGGCGGAGCTGCCAGGCGGCGCGGGCGCTGCGCGacgcggcggggctgcgggcgggcggctgCCTGGCCCTCTTCATGGGCAACCGGCCGGCCTACGTCTGGGTCTGGCTGGGCTGCGCCAGGCTGGGCTGCGCCGTGGCTTGCCTCAACTCCAACATCAGGGCCGCCTCCTTGCTGCGCTCCTTCCAGAGCAGCGCGGCCACCGTGCTGTTGGCGGCCCCAG AATTGAAGGAAGCTGTTGAAGAAATACTGCCAttcttgaagaaagaaaatgttaaagttTATTACTTAAGCAAGACATCTGCTACAGAAGGAGTTGAGAGCTTTCTTGATAAAGTAGATGCTGCTTCAGATGAGCCTACTCCGTTGTCTTGGAGATCAGATACAACCTTTAAAACTCCTGCCATGTACATTTATACTTCTGGTACTACAG GTCTTCCCAAGGCTGCAGTGATTAGCCATGAACGCATAATGCTAGCTTGTGGTTTGTTTGATGCTGGCAGTGTTACCTCAGAAGATATTGTGTATACTGCTCTACCACTCTATCATAGCTCTGCCCTCCTCGTTGGGGTCCATGGATGTATCATGAAAG GTGCAACTATTGTTCTGCGTGCCAGATTTTCAGCAACCCAGTTCTGGGATGATTGCAGGAAATATAACGTAACAGTGATACAGTATATTGGGGAAGTGCTTCGGTATCTATGCAGTGTGCCACAG AGAAACAACGATCGGGATCACAAAGTCAGACTTGCCATAGGAAATGGAATAAGGGCTGATGTTTGGAGGGAATTTATCCGAAGATttggaaatattaatattttggaGTTTTATGCATCAACTgaaggaaacatttcttttgttAATTACACTGGAAAAATTGGTGCAGTGGGAAGAGTAAATTGCCTGCAGAAG AAAATCTTACGCTATGAACTGATTAAATATGACGTAGAGAAAGATGAACCAGTCCGAGATGAAAATGGATACTGCATAAGAGTTCCCAAAG GTAAACCTGGACTACTGATCTGCAAAATCACCCAATATGCACCATTTAGTGGCTATGCAGGAGCAAAACAGCAAACAGAGAAGAAGCAATTAAGAGATGTATTCCAAAAAGGGGATTTATATTTTAATAGTGGCGACCTTTTAGTGATTGACAATGATAACTTCATTTATTTCCATGATCGAACTGGAGACACGTTCCG GTGGAAAGGGGAAAACGTTTCTACAACAGAAGTTGCAGATGTTTTAGGACTGATTGACTGCATTGAAGAAGTTATTGTATATGGAGTATCTGTTCCAG GTTATGAAGGCAGAACAGGAATGGCATGTATTCGACTAAAGGAAAACTGGGAATTTAACGGAGAAAGTACTTACAGACATGTTAGCACTCACCTTCCGAACTACGCAAGACCTCGTTTTATAAGGATTAAG AGTGCCATTGAACTTACAGCAACTTTTAAGTACCGTAAAGTACAACTAGTGGAGGAGGGTTTCAATCCAGCAGTCATCAAAGATCGCCTGTATTTCCTGGATGACAAAGAAAACCTGTATGTACAAATGACACAGGACATGTATAACTCAGTAAAAAACCACATCTTCAAATTGTGA